One genomic region from Proteus vulgaris encodes:
- a CDS encoding DoxX family protein, producing the protein MINKFNQLVDCSDLGKLVLRVSLGVLMLLHGLHKMEPGGLAGIQGMLANFNLPAFIAYGTVIGEVVAPILLIIGLFTRASALVLAGTMFVAVLMVHSGDLFALNPKTGGWAPESAGFYLFAAIAVMFLGSGRFAVKKD; encoded by the coding sequence ATGATTAATAAATTTAATCAACTTGTTGACTGTTCTGACTTGGGTAAACTTGTATTACGTGTTTCTCTTGGCGTTTTAATGTTATTACATGGGCTTCATAAAATGGAACCGGGCGGATTAGCTGGTATTCAGGGCATGTTGGCTAATTTTAATCTACCTGCCTTTATTGCCTATGGTACGGTGATTGGGGAAGTGGTTGCACCTATCTTACTGATTATAGGTCTATTTACTCGTGCATCAGCACTTGTTTTAGCAGGTACAATGTTTGTTGCTGTCTTAATGGTTCACTCTGGTGATTTATTTGCGTTAAACCCTAAAACAGGGGGATGGGCACCAGAAAGCGCTGGTTTTTACCTATTTGCTGCGATTGCGGTGATGTTTTTAGGTAGTGGCCGTTTTGCAGTGAAAAAAGATTAA